One segment of Carya illinoinensis cultivar Pawnee chromosome 1, C.illinoinensisPawnee_v1, whole genome shotgun sequence DNA contains the following:
- the LOC122316561 gene encoding uncharacterized protein LOC122316561 has protein sequence MEEGVAIKHTRGSQSLCLEDYAELSANKDESNEEGASDVWACERSPVQKWSSGERDMFELWSDWFLKLSREQLEVMAVVMRRIWLRRNGMVFDNKLVGPNEVFNQAVQCLTDFQLAQVKQTSKIDSSVPINNKAIHWKPPMGDILKVNWDAAWKTKEDRSGIGVVIRDSSGEVLASLCCPRTKVQDAMVAEIYALWRAMKLCAELNFRKVQFEGDALAVVNAVNSPEECWERHGQVVEDLKDVLRKRRGWYVVHVNRCCNNVAHSLAKVALSMQEERVWMEDYPSKILKCVKFDILCNSAIT, from the exons ATGGAGGAAGGTGTGGCTATTAAACATACCAGGGGTAGTCAAAGTCTTTGTTTGGAAGACTATGCTGAACTGTCTGCCAACAAAGATGAATCTAATGAAGAG GGGGCAAGTGATGTATGGGCTTGTGAGAGGAGTCCAGTGCAAAAGTGGTCGAGTGGGGAAAGGGATATGTTTGAACTCTGGTCAGACTGGTTTCTAAAGCTGTCTCGAGAACAATTGGAAGTTATGGCTGTGGTGATGAGGAGGATATGGCTGAGAAGGAATGGCATGGTGTTTGATAATAAGCTTGTAGGGCCAAATGAAGTATTTAACCAGGCTGTTCAATGCTTGACAGACTTTCAGTTGGCTCAAGTGAAGCAGACCAGTAAAATAGACAGTAGTGTTCCTATAAACAACAAGGCTATTCATTGGAAACCACCTATGGGTGACATATTGAAggttaattgggatgcagcaTGGAAAACCAAGGAGGACAGAAGTGGAATTGGGGTGGTGATCCGAGATAGTAGTGGGGAAGTACTTGCTTCTCTCTGCTGTCCTAGAACAAAGGTGCAAGATGCAATGGTAGCTGAGATCTATGCACTATGGAGGGCCATGAAATTGTGTGCTGAACTAAATTTCAGAAAGGTTCAATTTGAAGGTGATGCTTTAGCTGTTGTAAATGCTGTGAATAGCCCTGAGGAGTGCTGGGAGAGGCACGGACAGGTGGTTGAAGACcttaaagatgttttgaggaagaggagagGCTGGTATGTGGTGCATGTTAATAGATGTTGTAATAATGTGGCACATAGTCTTGCTAAAGTTGCATTAAGTATGCAAGAAGAGAGGGTATGGATGGAAGATTATCCATCAAAGATTCTTAAGTGTGTAAAGTTTGATATATTGTGTAACTCAGCAATTACATGA